A region from the Nonlabens sp. YIK11 genome encodes:
- a CDS encoding CCC motif membrane protein — MNDIQRKLSADPGATVLGIIALLISITGCCCGILAIPSVIMSIIGLVWAVKSGNAYKRSPESYLAKSYNNIKTAKILNIIALVLSAIALVVSMIWFGSMFNNPENFFEQLENGEFNVEVDDMNEDDSFDDTTTEEEIDTWRYEDAVDSTTAGDKVIEVEEYEQYNDSI; from the coding sequence GTGAACGACATTCAAAGAAAACTATCAGCTGATCCAGGCGCCACTGTCCTGGGAATCATCGCATTGCTCATAAGCATTACAGGATGCTGTTGTGGTATCCTTGCCATACCATCGGTCATTATGAGTATCATAGGTCTGGTTTGGGCCGTAAAAAGTGGTAATGCCTATAAACGATCACCAGAGTCCTATCTTGCCAAAAGCTATAACAACATCAAAACCGCCAAGATTTTGAACATCATTGCCCTTGTACTTAGCGCCATCGCACTAGTAGTATCCATGATTTGGTTCGGCAGTATGTTTAACAATCCAGAAAACTTCTTTGAACAACTGGAGAATGGCGAATTCAATGTTGAAGTGGATGACATGAATGAAGATGATTCTTTTGATGATACTACTACCGAAGAAGAAATCGACACCTGGAGATATGAAGATGCTGTAGACAGCACTACCGCAGGTGATAAGGTCATAGAAGTAGAGGAATACGAACAATACAACGATTCCATTTAA
- a CDS encoding tryptophan 2,3-dioxygenase family protein produces the protein MPDKISPEIAERIQLLEKKFKNSGQDMLSYLDGLLYDQYITYWDYIRLDTLLSLQVPSTPFPDEMIFIGYHQITELYFKLVIHEQLQVIEQEQLTGTYFLEKIKRINRYFNVMINSFEVMIKGMEREQFLKFRMSLLPASGFQSAQFRMIELYATNVDHLVHYDDRVRFRESETTTSIPELFQHIYWKKGGIDKATGEKTLTLKQFEKRYTPRFLRIAEQVKHSNIYQRYLQLPESEKLPELKEELRKMDQNVNINWLLMHMGAAHRYLRKESGTVQATGGTNWKEFLPPSFQRISFFPSLWSDQEHAEWGKQWVDHTFNTSTIE, from the coding sequence ATGCCGGACAAGATCTCTCCAGAAATTGCAGAACGCATCCAACTGCTAGAAAAGAAGTTCAAAAATTCTGGGCAGGACATGCTTTCCTACCTTGACGGCCTTCTTTACGATCAATACATTACCTACTGGGATTACATAAGACTGGACACGTTGCTTAGTTTACAAGTGCCGTCCACGCCATTTCCAGATGAGATGATTTTCATAGGATATCATCAAATCACAGAATTGTACTTTAAACTCGTAATCCACGAGCAGCTTCAGGTAATCGAGCAGGAGCAGCTTACAGGAACCTATTTTTTGGAAAAAATCAAGCGCATCAATCGGTACTTTAATGTGATGATCAACAGTTTTGAGGTCATGATCAAAGGCATGGAGCGCGAGCAGTTTCTTAAATTCAGGATGTCGCTGTTGCCAGCGAGTGGTTTCCAGAGTGCGCAGTTCCGCATGATAGAGCTGTATGCAACAAATGTGGATCATCTGGTGCATTATGATGATAGAGTTCGCTTTCGCGAAAGCGAAACAACCACAAGCATTCCAGAACTGTTCCAACATATTTACTGGAAAAAAGGCGGCATTGACAAAGCCACTGGCGAAAAAACACTTACACTAAAACAGTTTGAGAAACGTTACACACCTAGGTTCCTTAGAATTGCAGAGCAAGTCAAACACAGCAATATCTACCAGCGATACCTACAACTTCCTGAATCTGAGAAATTACCAGAGCTGAAGGAAGAATTACGTAAAATGGATCAAAACGTCAATATTAACTGGTTACTCATGCACATGGGAGCAGCGCACCGCTATCTGCGTAAGGAAAGCGGTACGGTACAAGCTACAGGCGGCACCAACTGGAAGGAATTTCTACCGCCCAGTTTCCAGCGCATCTCATTTTTCCCATCTTTATGGTCTGATCAAGAGCATGCAGAATGGGGCAAACAATGGGTGGACCACACTTTTAATACCTCTACCATAGAATGA
- the hppD gene encoding 4-hydroxyphenylpyruvate dioxygenase encodes MPAEIKNLKDLSNTEYSLKKLFKEAEDFLPLLGTDYVELYVGNAKQAAHFYKTAFGFQSLAYAGLETGIKDRVSYVLQQGKIRLVLTTPLQKGGEINKHIDEHGDGVKVVALWVDDATKAFEETTKRGAKPYQKPTKETDAHGEVVRSGIYTYGETVHMFVERKNYEGIFLPGFKKWESHYNPEPVGLKFIDHMVGNVGWDQMNTWCKFYGEVMGFAQIISFADDDISTEYTALMSKVMSNGNGRVKFPINEPAKGKKKSQIEEYLDFYNGPGVQHIAVATDDIVKTVSAMRDRGVEFLYVPDEYYDDLLERVGEIDEDVEVLKKHGILIDRDEEGYLLQLFTKTIVDRPTMFFEVIQRKGAQSFGVGNFKALFEAIEREQALRGTL; translated from the coding sequence ATGCCAGCAGAAATTAAAAACCTCAAAGATTTAAGTAATACAGAATACAGCCTAAAAAAGCTTTTCAAGGAAGCCGAAGATTTTTTGCCGCTTCTTGGAACAGACTACGTAGAGCTTTATGTAGGTAATGCAAAACAGGCTGCCCACTTTTATAAGACCGCATTTGGTTTTCAATCCCTAGCCTATGCAGGACTGGAAACAGGAATAAAGGATCGAGTATCCTACGTGCTTCAACAAGGAAAAATACGTTTGGTCTTGACCACACCGCTTCAAAAAGGTGGTGAAATCAATAAGCACATTGATGAGCATGGCGATGGCGTTAAAGTCGTGGCCTTGTGGGTTGATGATGCTACGAAAGCTTTTGAAGAAACCACAAAAAGAGGCGCAAAACCATACCAGAAACCTACAAAGGAAACTGATGCACATGGTGAAGTAGTACGTTCTGGAATCTACACCTATGGTGAAACCGTTCACATGTTTGTGGAGCGCAAGAATTATGAAGGTATTTTTCTGCCAGGATTTAAAAAATGGGAAAGCCATTATAATCCAGAACCCGTCGGTCTTAAGTTTATCGACCACATGGTAGGAAACGTAGGCTGGGATCAAATGAATACCTGGTGTAAATTCTATGGAGAAGTGATGGGCTTTGCGCAAATCATATCTTTTGCAGATGATGATATCTCTACAGAATACACTGCTCTTATGAGTAAGGTAATGAGTAATGGTAATGGTCGCGTCAAATTCCCTATCAACGAACCTGCCAAGGGAAAAAAGAAGTCCCAAATAGAAGAATATCTGGATTTTTACAATGGACCAGGCGTACAGCATATCGCGGTTGCTACAGATGATATCGTAAAAACAGTAAGCGCTATGCGTGATCGAGGTGTTGAGTTCCTGTATGTTCCAGACGAATATTACGACGATCTATTGGAGCGAGTTGGTGAGATTGATGAAGATGTTGAGGTACTTAAAAAACACGGCATCCTGATCGACCGCGATGAAGAAGGTTATCTTCTACAACTGTTTACCAAAACCATTGTAGACCGTCCTACCATGTTCTTTGAAGTGATCCAGCGCAAGGGTGCTCAATCTTTTGGCGTAGGGAATTTCAAAGCGTTGTTTGAAGCTATAGAACGTGAGCAGGCATTGCGAGGCACGCTATAA
- a CDS encoding homogentisate 1,2-dioxygenase, with translation MPFYHKMGSIPHKRHTVFKKPDGSLYYEQLFGTIGFDGMYTNSYHEHRPTMVKEIKGSYSVKPEIALENHLKSYRLKGFQVPPQPDYLDSRTCILMNSDVQILLAAPQESLRDYWYKNADSDELLFVHQGSGVLRTHLGNLKFSYGDYLLIPRGVIYQIDFDTAVNRLFIVESRRPIYTPKRYRNWFGQLLEHSPFCERDIRRPETLETHNEKGEFLIKIKKQDEIFNMVYASHPFDVVGYDGYNYPYAFSIHDFEPITGRIHQPPPVHQTFETDAFVVCSFVPRKYDYHPESIPAPYNHSNIDSDEVLYYVDGDFMSRNDIEKGHISLHPAGIPHGPHPGAVERSIGQTETEELAVMVDTFKPLKVTKAGLEIADDSYHKSWLDHE, from the coding sequence ATGCCTTTCTATCATAAAATGGGTTCCATACCGCACAAGCGCCACACGGTTTTCAAAAAACCAGATGGCTCGCTGTACTATGAACAGCTTTTTGGCACGATAGGTTTTGACGGAATGTACACTAATTCCTATCATGAACATAGGCCAACGATGGTCAAGGAAATCAAAGGAAGCTACTCTGTAAAGCCAGAAATAGCCCTTGAAAACCACTTGAAATCTTATCGCCTTAAAGGTTTTCAAGTGCCGCCACAACCAGATTATCTTGATAGTAGAACCTGCATTTTAATGAATAGTGACGTGCAGATTTTACTGGCAGCGCCCCAAGAATCCTTAAGGGATTACTGGTACAAAAATGCCGATAGTGACGAGCTGTTGTTTGTGCACCAAGGATCTGGAGTATTGCGCACACACCTGGGCAACCTTAAATTTTCTTACGGTGATTATTTATTGATCCCTAGAGGTGTGATTTATCAGATTGATTTTGACACGGCCGTGAATAGACTGTTTATCGTAGAGAGTCGCAGACCTATTTATACGCCTAAGCGTTATCGCAATTGGTTTGGTCAACTTCTGGAACATTCACCATTTTGCGAGCGTGATATACGCAGACCAGAAACTCTGGAAACGCACAATGAAAAAGGTGAGTTTTTGATCAAGATCAAGAAACAGGATGAAATATTCAATATGGTATATGCATCACATCCTTTTGATGTGGTGGGCTATGATGGTTATAATTATCCCTATGCTTTTTCCATTCATGATTTTGAACCCATAACGGGTCGCATTCACCAACCGCCACCAGTACACCAGACCTTTGAAACTGATGCTTTTGTAGTGTGTAGTTTTGTGCCTAGAAAATATGACTATCATCCGGAAAGTATTCCAGCACCATACAACCATAGCAACATCGATAGCGATGAGGTTCTTTACTATGTAGATGGCGACTTTATGAGTCGTAATGATATTGAAAAAGGGCACATTTCATTGCATCCTGCGGGTATACCACACGGACCACATCCTGGAGCTGTGGAGCGCAGTATAGGACAGACAGAAACTGAGGAGCTAGCCGTTATGGTGGACACCTTTAAACCTTTGAAAGTTACCAAAGCCGGCCTAGAAATCGCCGACGATTCCTATCATAAAAGCTGGCTAGATCATGAATAG
- a CDS encoding DUF3108 domain-containing protein produces MKKIVLLLLAISLVSVAYIPPSSNNKIEQAYKSGEWFKFRIHYGMFNASFATLGVESKTLNGKPVYHLKGKGESTGLLHLFFKVDDRYESYVDRNTGKPYRFIRDIDEGGHTKDIQIDFNHDTRKAVINNKKHKEIKTMDIKPGTQDMVSSFYHLRNIVDHNSLKVGDEFVLPMFFDDENYDFKMKFLEREVVKTKFGKIKALKFRPYVQSGRVFEEEESLTVWISDDENKIPLKIQAKLAVGSLTADLDAFKGLSHSFQKIVD; encoded by the coding sequence ATGAAAAAAATTGTACTCTTATTACTGGCGATCTCTTTAGTGAGTGTTGCTTATATACCACCTAGTTCCAACAATAAAATAGAACAAGCCTATAAATCTGGTGAGTGGTTCAAGTTTCGTATTCATTATGGGATGTTCAATGCCAGCTTTGCCACATTAGGAGTAGAAAGCAAAACCCTTAATGGCAAACCAGTGTACCATCTTAAAGGAAAGGGTGAATCTACAGGTTTACTTCATTTATTCTTCAAAGTAGATGATCGCTACGAAAGCTATGTGGATCGCAATACGGGAAAACCATATAGGTTTATACGTGACATAGATGAAGGTGGACATACTAAGGATATCCAGATCGACTTTAATCATGACACGCGCAAAGCAGTAATCAATAATAAAAAGCACAAAGAGATCAAGACTATGGACATCAAGCCTGGTACCCAGGACATGGTTTCCTCATTTTATCACTTACGCAATATTGTAGATCACAACAGTCTCAAAGTAGGAGATGAATTTGTACTGCCTATGTTTTTTGATGATGAGAACTATGATTTCAAAATGAAGTTTTTGGAACGTGAAGTTGTCAAGACAAAATTTGGTAAGATCAAGGCACTTAAATTCAGACCTTATGTACAGTCAGGTCGTGTGTTTGAAGAAGAAGAGAGTTTGACCGTATGGATTAGTGATGATGAGAATAAAATCCCTTTAAAAATACAGGCAAAACTAGCCGTAGGTTCATTAACAGCTGATTTAGATGCCTTTAAAGGATTGAGCCATTCCTTTCAAAAAATCGTTGACTAA